In a genomic window of Streptomyces roseoviridis:
- a CDS encoding HNH endonuclease — protein MPQIAWIRDELLLACALVVENGWRELRQTDPRVHELSALLRSIPLHGNAVDDPRFRSVNSVSRKTTDIATAHPAHAGGSTKGGRPTREIVADFVRHEADMLAAAKALRAGIMSGELRHASESVAAPGPEGDSSALEGQLLARWTLYRERDRGLRERKIRHAQRLQKSLRCEVCTFDFGETYGPLGVGYVEVHHRLPLHVSGPRETTLDDLAFLCANCHRMCHRNHEGESWRTPDDLRTELGWREGSVPDEARTPLDDRS, from the coding sequence ATGCCGCAAATCGCCTGGATCAGAGATGAGCTGCTGCTTGCTTGCGCGCTCGTCGTCGAAAACGGCTGGCGCGAGCTGCGGCAAACAGATCCTCGCGTGCACGAGTTGTCCGCTCTGCTCCGTTCCATCCCTCTCCACGGAAACGCGGTCGACGACCCTCGGTTCCGGTCCGTGAACAGCGTGAGCCGTAAGACGACGGATATCGCCACCGCCCACCCTGCACACGCGGGGGGCTCGACCAAAGGCGGGCGCCCCACCCGGGAGATCGTGGCTGACTTCGTACGGCATGAGGCGGACATGCTGGCGGCCGCCAAGGCGCTTCGTGCCGGCATCATGAGCGGCGAACTGCGCCACGCGTCGGAGTCGGTTGCCGCGCCCGGCCCGGAGGGGGACTCCAGCGCCCTGGAAGGGCAGCTGCTGGCACGCTGGACGCTCTACAGGGAGCGAGACCGCGGCCTCCGGGAACGCAAGATCCGGCACGCCCAGAGGCTGCAGAAGTCCCTCCGATGCGAGGTCTGTACCTTCGACTTCGGCGAGACCTACGGTCCACTCGGCGTCGGCTACGTCGAGGTCCACCACCGCCTGCCCCTACACGTCTCCGGGCCCCGCGAGACCACGCTCGACGACCTTGCATTCCTGTGCGCGAACTGCCACCGCATGTGCCACAGAAACCACGAAGGTGAGTCATGGCGCACGCCTGACGACCTGCGCACTGAATTGGGCTGGCGCGAAGGCTCGGTTCCCGACGAGGCCCGAACCCCTCTGGATGACCGCAGCTAG
- a CDS encoding ABC transporter ATP-binding protein — protein MPTSGPTPGEPPSDPGAFIALDGVRKVFTVRKRTGLLRREKREVRAVDGISFTVEKGEMVGYIGPNGAGKSTTIKMLTGILTPSGGRLRVAGIDPSRERTRLAGRIGVVFGQRTTLWWDLPLRDSYRLTHRMYRIPDDRFRENLARCVDLLDLGELLDVPVRQLSLGQRMRGDIAAALLHDPDVLYLDEPTIGLDVVSKAKVREFLRELNASRGTTVLLTTHDLTDIEQLCSRVMVIDHGRLMYDGELAGLHAAGESERLLVVDLARETAPIEVPGARFVRAEGPRQFLALPSSASAAPVVAAVAAAYPLVDLSVREPDIEAVIAKMYGGTRDAAGESVR, from the coding sequence ATGCCCACGTCCGGGCCCACGCCCGGCGAGCCGCCGTCCGACCCCGGCGCGTTCATCGCCCTGGACGGCGTGCGGAAGGTCTTCACGGTCAGGAAGCGGACCGGTCTGCTGCGCCGTGAGAAGCGGGAGGTCCGAGCGGTCGACGGCATCTCCTTCACGGTGGAGAAGGGAGAGATGGTCGGCTACATCGGCCCCAACGGGGCCGGGAAGTCCACCACCATCAAGATGCTCACCGGCATCCTCACCCCGAGCGGCGGCCGGCTGCGCGTGGCCGGCATCGACCCCTCGCGCGAACGGACCCGGCTGGCCGGGCGCATCGGCGTGGTCTTCGGCCAGCGCACCACCCTGTGGTGGGACCTGCCGCTGCGCGACTCGTACCGGCTGACGCACCGCATGTACCGGATCCCCGACGACCGCTTCCGGGAGAACCTCGCCCGCTGCGTCGACCTCCTCGACCTCGGCGAGCTCCTCGACGTGCCCGTACGGCAGCTCTCGCTGGGCCAGCGGATGCGCGGCGACATCGCCGCGGCCCTGCTGCACGACCCGGACGTGCTCTACCTCGACGAGCCGACCATCGGCCTCGACGTCGTGTCGAAGGCGAAGGTCCGGGAGTTCCTGCGCGAACTGAACGCCTCGCGCGGCACGACGGTGCTGCTGACCACCCACGACCTCACCGACATCGAGCAGCTCTGCTCGCGGGTGATGGTCATCGACCACGGCCGGCTGATGTACGACGGCGAACTCGCCGGCCTGCACGCGGCGGGCGAGAGCGAGCGCCTCCTCGTGGTCGACCTGGCGCGGGAGACGGCCCCGATCGAGGTGCCGGGGGCCCGGTTCGTACGGGCCGAGGGGCCGCGCCAGTTCCTCGCCCTGCCGTCCTCCGCGTCGGCGGCGCCGGTGGTGGCCGCGGTCGCGGCGGCGTACCCGCTGGTGGACCTGTCGGTGCGGGAGCCCGACATCGAGGCGGTGATCGCGAAGATGTACGGGGGAACTCGGGATGCGGCCGGGGAGTCAGTCAGGTAG
- a CDS encoding DUF445 domain-containing protein → MVSFTYTAADEEKSRGVRRMKAFAASLLGFVAVVYASATWAESAGAGAWAGYVAAAAEAGMVGALADWFAVTALFRRPLGLPIPHTAIIPTKKDQLGASLGTFVGENFLSADVVRGRLRGFAIARRLGVWLADPAHADRVTSELAAALRGALTVLRDSDVQAIVGEAITRRAEAADIGPPLGKTLTRMVNDGAHRRAVDLVCARAHDWLVTHGESVMEAVQGGAPGWTPRFVDRRVGERVYKELLRFVTEMRDMPGHPARGAIDRFLADFAADLQGETDTRARVERLKSDLLARPEIQDVIASAWSSVRALILAAAEDEQSQLRRRARASLISLGTRLAEDERLQAKVEGWAEDAAAYVVTTYRTEITSLITDTIAGWDATQTSRKIEANIGRDLQFIRINGTVVGALAGLLIYTVSHALGG, encoded by the coding sequence ATGGTGAGCTTCACGTACACGGCGGCGGACGAGGAGAAGAGCCGGGGCGTACGCCGGATGAAGGCGTTCGCCGCGTCGCTGCTCGGTTTCGTGGCGGTGGTCTACGCGTCGGCCACGTGGGCGGAGTCGGCGGGCGCGGGCGCCTGGGCGGGGTACGTGGCCGCGGCGGCGGAGGCGGGCATGGTCGGCGCGCTCGCGGACTGGTTCGCGGTGACGGCGCTGTTCCGCCGGCCGCTGGGGCTGCCCATTCCGCACACCGCGATCATCCCGACGAAGAAGGACCAGCTGGGCGCCTCGCTCGGCACCTTCGTCGGCGAGAACTTCCTGTCCGCCGACGTCGTACGGGGGCGGCTGCGCGGTTTCGCGATCGCCCGCCGCCTGGGCGTGTGGCTCGCCGACCCGGCGCACGCCGACCGGGTCACCTCCGAACTGGCCGCCGCGCTGCGCGGTGCGCTCACGGTGCTGCGGGACTCCGACGTGCAGGCGATCGTCGGCGAGGCGATCACCCGGCGGGCGGAGGCGGCGGACATCGGGCCGCCGCTGGGCAAGACGCTGACCAGGATGGTCAACGACGGCGCCCACCGCCGTGCGGTGGACCTGGTCTGCGCGCGCGCCCACGACTGGCTGGTGACGCACGGCGAGTCGGTGATGGAGGCGGTGCAGGGCGGCGCACCGGGCTGGACCCCGCGGTTCGTGGACCGGCGGGTGGGCGAGCGGGTCTACAAGGAACTGCTCCGCTTCGTGACGGAGATGCGCGACATGCCGGGCCACCCGGCACGCGGCGCCATCGACCGCTTCCTGGCCGACTTCGCGGCCGACCTGCAGGGCGAAACCGACACCCGGGCGAGGGTGGAGCGGCTGAAGTCGGACCTGCTGGCCCGCCCGGAGATCCAGGACGTCATCGCCTCGGCCTGGTCCTCGGTCCGGGCGCTGATCCTGGCCGCCGCCGAGGACGAGCAGAGCCAGCTCCGCCGCCGCGCCCGCGCCTCCCTGATCTCCCTGGGCACCCGGCTCGCCGAGGACGAGCGCCTCCAGGCGAAGGTCGAGGGCTGGGCGGAGGACGCGGCCGCGTACGTGGTCACGACGTACCGCACCGAGATCACCTCCCTGATCACCGACACCATCGCCGGCTGGGACGCCACCCAGACCTCTCGCAAGATCGAGGCCAACATCGGCCGCGACCTCCAGTTCATCCGCATCAACGGCACGGTGGTGGGCGCGCTGGCGGGGCTGCTGATCTATACGGTGAGCCACGCGTTGGGGGGGTGA